A stretch of Microbacterium caowuchunii DNA encodes these proteins:
- a CDS encoding MFS transporter, which produces MRGFEALQPFRNPRFSLYFGGQVVSNTGTWFQNLALSLVILELTGSAQALSAVTVAQFAPLLILGIPAGRLADRIRPRTILLVTSAASALVGLALAVAVVATPVDLVLMYALVFLLGCINTFDRVAAQAIIFEIAGPETLTRSVSISTIALAAARSVGPGLAGIAFSALGAGWCMVMNAGSYALVFVAIALIRPSRLHPRPRVDRTTGTAPVALLRNRAFVTILVVNSAIAMLALNLMLVITSTVSLSFRGDATMVGAAHALNALGAIVGGMLAATPASVPVRALRYGCAGLGLALLANAAAPNLTVFLVLAPVLGLGVGFYQGVLQASAQASVAPGQLGRAMSFVTLGSYGVAPLGAILMGGVIDASSGQVALLVGGVTGLACAAFVWWRTGGRSASG; this is translated from the coding sequence GTGCGCGGCTTCGAGGCGTTGCAGCCGTTCCGCAACCCCCGGTTCTCCCTCTACTTCGGTGGACAGGTCGTCTCCAACACCGGGACGTGGTTCCAGAACCTCGCGCTGTCGCTCGTCATCCTGGAGCTGACCGGCAGCGCGCAGGCGCTGAGCGCGGTCACGGTGGCGCAGTTCGCGCCGCTGCTGATCCTCGGGATCCCCGCGGGGCGGCTGGCCGACCGCATCCGGCCGCGGACCATCCTGCTGGTCACCTCGGCGGCCTCGGCGCTGGTGGGACTCGCGCTCGCCGTCGCGGTGGTGGCCACTCCGGTGGACCTCGTGCTGATGTACGCGCTGGTGTTCCTCCTGGGTTGCATCAACACGTTCGACCGGGTGGCCGCGCAGGCGATCATCTTCGAGATCGCCGGACCCGAGACGCTGACCCGGTCCGTCTCGATCTCGACCATCGCGCTGGCCGCGGCGCGGTCGGTCGGCCCCGGTCTGGCCGGCATCGCGTTCTCCGCACTGGGGGCGGGGTGGTGCATGGTGATGAACGCGGGTTCCTACGCGCTCGTGTTCGTCGCCATCGCCCTCATCCGCCCGTCCCGCCTCCATCCTCGCCCCCGCGTCGACCGGACGACGGGGACGGCGCCGGTCGCGCTCCTGCGCAACCGCGCGTTCGTGACGATCCTGGTGGTCAACAGCGCGATCGCGATGCTCGCCCTGAACCTCATGCTGGTCATCACCTCGACCGTCTCGCTGAGCTTCCGCGGGGACGCCACGATGGTCGGCGCGGCGCACGCCCTGAACGCGCTCGGCGCGATCGTCGGCGGGATGCTGGCCGCGACGCCCGCCTCGGTGCCGGTACGGGCGCTGCGGTACGGGTGCGCCGGTCTCGGTCTGGCGCTGCTCGCGAACGCCGCGGCGCCGAACCTCACCGTGTTCCTCGTGCTGGCGCCGGTGCTCGGACTCGGGGTGGGCTTCTACCAGGGCGTCCTGCAGGCGTCCGCGCAGGCGAGCGTCGCCCCCGGCCAGCTCGGCCGGGCGATGTCCTTCGTGACGCTGGGCAGTTACGGGGTGGCGCCCCTGGGCGCGATCCTCATGGGCGGGGTCATCGATGCCTCATCCGGCCAGGTGGCGCTCCTGGTCGGCGGTGTGACCGGACTCGCGTGCGCGGCCTTCGTGTGGTGGCGTACCGGGGGCCGGTCCGCGTCCGGGTGA
- a CDS encoding 5-methyltetrahydropteroyltriglutamate--homocysteine S-methyltransferase, which yields MTATPPFRADIVGSFLRPAALADARRRHAQGTMSDDELRGVEDAAITELVERQAENGLEVATDGEFRRSWWHFDFFGLLDGVDIVELDHGIQFQGVQTKPRGIEISGPIRFPAQHPFLDHFRALRDAAARTGATPKFTIPAPTVLDFRLEPGHIDPASYDGREAITDDLVATYRDALAAFYDAGARYLQFDDTAWAYLCSETELAKARERGIDTDGIADRYAALLNRILDGKPDDLTVTTHVCRGNFRSTWISSGGYEPVAEALLANTAYDGYFLEYDSDRAGGFEPLRFLPEGDKRVVLGLVTTKTGALEDADEVRRRIDEAARFAPLGQLALSPQCGFASTEEGNVLTEDEQWAKIRSVVGIARSVWG from the coding sequence ATGACCGCCACACCGCCCTTCCGTGCCGACATCGTCGGCAGCTTCCTCCGTCCCGCCGCCCTCGCCGACGCCCGCCGCCGCCACGCCCAGGGCACGATGTCCGACGACGAGCTGCGCGGGGTCGAGGACGCGGCGATCACGGAGCTCGTCGAGCGTCAGGCCGAGAACGGCCTCGAGGTGGCGACGGATGGGGAGTTCCGCAGGTCCTGGTGGCACTTCGACTTCTTCGGGTTGCTCGACGGTGTCGACATCGTGGAACTCGATCACGGGATCCAGTTCCAGGGCGTGCAGACCAAGCCCCGCGGCATCGAGATCTCAGGTCCCATCCGGTTCCCCGCGCAGCATCCTTTCCTCGATCACTTCCGCGCGCTCCGGGATGCGGCCGCGCGCACCGGCGCGACGCCGAAGTTCACGATCCCCGCCCCCACCGTGCTGGACTTCCGGCTGGAGCCCGGCCACATCGACCCGGCGTCCTACGACGGGCGGGAGGCGATCACCGACGACCTCGTGGCGACGTACCGTGATGCGCTGGCGGCGTTCTACGACGCGGGCGCACGGTATCTCCAGTTCGACGACACGGCCTGGGCGTACCTGTGCTCGGAGACCGAATTGGCGAAGGCCCGGGAGCGCGGCATCGACACCGATGGCATCGCGGACCGCTACGCCGCCCTCCTCAACCGGATCCTGGACGGCAAGCCCGACGATCTCACCGTGACCACCCACGTCTGTCGCGGGAACTTCCGCTCCACCTGGATCTCGTCCGGCGGCTACGAGCCCGTCGCCGAGGCGCTGTTGGCGAACACCGCGTACGACGGGTACTTCCTCGAGTACGACTCCGACCGGGCGGGCGGCTTCGAGCCCCTCCGCTTCCTGCCCGAGGGCGACAAGCGCGTCGTGCTCGGGCTCGTCACCACCAAGACGGGCGCGCTGGAGGATGCCGACGAGGTCCGCCGTCGGATCGACGAGGCGGCCCGCTTCGCCCCGCTCGGGCAGCTCGCGCTGAGCCCCCAGTGCGGCTTCGCCTCCACGGAGGAGGGCAACGTCCTCACCGAGGACGAGCAGTGGGCGAAGATCCGGTCGGTCGTCGGGATCGCCCGCTCGGTCTGGGGCTGA
- a CDS encoding MarR family winged helix-turn-helix transcriptional regulator, whose amino-acid sequence MTPAEMEEPEPQRHTGYLIRRAQQAHVAAWTRLVSTEITSVQYSILVTLERLGEASQRVLCDEIDLDRSTIATLVARMERKGLIERRRAVDDARRNTVTLTPLGLEERHRLRPLVDEMDATLTGMLTAVERDQLRQALGRILRDQPVS is encoded by the coding sequence ATGACCCCGGCCGAGATGGAGGAGCCGGAGCCCCAGCGGCACACCGGCTACCTCATCCGGCGCGCGCAGCAGGCGCACGTGGCGGCGTGGACCCGTCTCGTGTCCACCGAGATCACGAGCGTGCAGTACTCGATCCTCGTCACGCTCGAGCGGCTCGGCGAGGCGAGTCAGCGGGTGCTGTGCGACGAGATCGACCTGGACCGCTCGACGATCGCGACCCTCGTCGCACGCATGGAGCGGAAGGGTCTGATCGAGCGTCGCCGGGCTGTGGACGATGCGCGGCGCAACACCGTCACGCTCACCCCGCTCGGTCTCGAGGAGCGCCACCGGCTGCGTCCCCTCGTGGACGAGATGGATGCCACGCTCACCGGGATGCTGACCGCGGTCGAGCGGGATCAGCTGCGCCAGGCGCTCGGCCGCATCCTGCGGGACCAGCCGGTCTCCTGA
- a CDS encoding PaaX family transcriptional regulator C-terminal domain-containing protein, whose protein sequence is MSEALSLGRSGRRESPVLQVLTLFGDYWWGVTEPLPTGAILAAMADLGVKQPAARATLVRMAQAGILEVSRSGRRTSHRLAHRGVDMVQEQAGWLRTFGRIEPEWDGCWSVLMFSIPEAERALRHRARALLRWSGYAPLYDGVWISPTGTVEDTTAHLRDAGLLDVTSLRAPLAMTVPDGPLRAWDFTAVREEYARFLTRIPAREGRALGEGAALAARTSLMLRWQAFRHIDPGHPAELLPADWPRSSARQEFVRTYDALGARAEERMRDHVRAVDEALDAFVTPQRLGERSATH, encoded by the coding sequence GTGTCAGAAGCGCTCTCCCTCGGCCGATCCGGGCGACGCGAGTCCCCCGTGCTGCAGGTGCTCACGCTGTTCGGGGACTACTGGTGGGGCGTGACGGAACCCCTGCCCACCGGGGCGATCCTGGCGGCCATGGCGGACCTCGGGGTCAAGCAGCCCGCTGCCCGCGCCACGCTCGTGAGGATGGCGCAGGCGGGGATCCTCGAGGTCTCCCGCTCGGGGCGTCGCACGAGTCACCGGCTGGCCCACCGCGGCGTCGACATGGTGCAGGAGCAGGCGGGGTGGCTGCGCACGTTCGGCAGGATCGAACCGGAGTGGGACGGATGCTGGAGCGTGCTCATGTTCTCGATCCCCGAGGCCGAGCGCGCGCTGCGCCACCGGGCCCGTGCGCTCCTGCGCTGGTCCGGCTACGCACCGCTCTACGACGGGGTCTGGATCTCGCCGACCGGCACCGTCGAGGACACGACTGCGCACCTGCGGGACGCGGGACTGCTCGACGTCACGTCGCTCCGGGCTCCGCTCGCCATGACGGTGCCCGACGGCCCGTTGCGGGCGTGGGATTTCACGGCCGTGCGCGAGGAGTACGCGCGTTTCCTCACCCGCATCCCCGCCCGCGAGGGCCGCGCTCTCGGCGAGGGCGCGGCCCTCGCGGCGCGCACCTCTCTCATGCTCCGCTGGCAGGCGTTCCGTCACATCGACCCCGGCCACCCGGCCGAACTGCTGCCCGCCGACTGGCCGCGCAGCTCCGCGCGGCAGGAGTTCGTCCGCACGTACGACGCCCTGGGCGCAAGAGCGGAGGAACGGATGCGGGACCACGTGCGTGCCGTGGACGAAGCGCTCGACGCGTTCGTCACCCCGCAGCGACTCGGTGAGCGCAGCGCGACCCACTAG
- a CDS encoding DUF6351 family protein, whose amino-acid sequence MTHRPFARLWTCTAAVAGLIVSLALPSAAAAVADEPGLDVSVVSSRPDSVTGGDALVRVAGAGADVRVTAAGIDVTDVFVPHGDGLIGLVDGLPLGVSDLAVESGGERAVVEVENHPITGPVFSGPQHPMYCTASASPWNLGEVDEDCHVVAATVSHQYRNTAGRFVEYPADGTVPADLTTTTVDGRTVPYVVRVERGTINRAVYETAVLHQPGDPEPAPDAAPTGWNGKLAYTFGGACGVGYWQGTSTGGVLTDVLLARGYAVASATFNVYAQNCNDVTSAETAMMVKEHVIEQLGPVTYTIGWGGSAGTMQQLLLANNYPGILDGVMGDIGYPDERTTTVTGHDCSNLLGYWASAEGAGWTDEQKLAVTGQAVMQTCVGFSWFTGVDTDPAGCNALVPVEARWSPENPDGLRCTISDMVKNVYGVDEEGRALRPIPDSVGLQYGLSALRAGVISVDQFLSLNANAGGFDIDGARTTARSAASVEAITRAFETGRVNTMTGGLAFTPVIEIRPYADLSGDFHDRYRSAIIRERMLAAHGDADTHVSWTSGSSPASSGPMRAQALTQLEQWLDNIIALGGPASRERTVEARPAGLTDGCFDASGTFISEPLDYADPAKTCNQLYPYHSDPRFEAGEPLTRDVLKCELIAPVRGDYPEMTDEQWQALQEVFGAGVCDWSKPSQGRAELIGTWLDFGTTERAELGEPRLRGDAWIGRELAVEVTADPAATLTYQWLADGSPIAGAEAATFAVTEQERGATLTVRVGASLPDRVAVTRVSAPSAVVTDVPVEPTPTPTPDVPTPEPTEPDAGAWASVDVGDGRVVQGGTLLVRVSGLAPGQQIAARVQSDPIVVRDVPAAGADGRVEFRVAIPASFPVGAHAVVISTAGESDIRTPITVVRAGALGMTGAEAPWGIALLAAGLLCLGGMTYALRGRRTV is encoded by the coding sequence ATGACACACCGACCGTTCGCACGCCTATGGACCTGCACGGCCGCCGTGGCCGGCCTGATCGTCTCGCTCGCACTTCCGTCGGCCGCGGCGGCCGTGGCCGACGAGCCCGGCCTGGACGTCTCCGTGGTCTCCAGCCGGCCCGACAGCGTGACGGGCGGGGATGCGCTCGTCCGCGTCGCGGGTGCCGGCGCGGACGTGCGGGTGACCGCTGCGGGAATCGATGTGACCGACGTCTTCGTGCCGCACGGGGACGGGCTGATCGGGTTGGTCGATGGGCTTCCGCTCGGCGTCAGTGATCTCGCGGTCGAATCCGGCGGCGAACGTGCGGTCGTCGAGGTGGAGAACCACCCGATCACCGGCCCGGTGTTCTCGGGCCCCCAGCATCCGATGTACTGCACCGCATCGGCGTCCCCGTGGAACCTCGGCGAGGTGGATGAGGACTGCCACGTCGTCGCCGCCACCGTGAGTCACCAGTACCGCAACACGGCGGGCCGGTTCGTGGAGTATCCCGCCGACGGGACCGTCCCGGCCGACCTCACCACCACCACCGTCGACGGTCGCACAGTCCCGTACGTCGTCCGGGTGGAGCGGGGGACGATCAACCGCGCGGTGTACGAGACGGCCGTGCTGCACCAGCCCGGTGACCCGGAGCCCGCGCCGGATGCCGCGCCGACCGGCTGGAACGGAAAACTCGCCTACACGTTCGGGGGGGCCTGCGGAGTCGGCTACTGGCAGGGCACCAGCACGGGCGGGGTCCTCACCGACGTGCTGCTGGCACGAGGCTATGCCGTGGCCTCCGCCACGTTCAACGTCTACGCGCAGAACTGCAACGACGTCACCAGCGCCGAGACCGCGATGATGGTCAAGGAGCACGTCATCGAACAGCTCGGACCGGTCACCTACACGATCGGATGGGGCGGTTCGGCGGGCACGATGCAGCAACTGCTGCTCGCGAACAACTACCCCGGCATCCTCGACGGCGTCATGGGCGACATCGGGTACCCGGATGAGCGCACCACGACGGTGACCGGACACGACTGCAGCAATCTGCTGGGCTATTGGGCATCCGCCGAGGGCGCTGGCTGGACTGACGAGCAGAAGCTCGCCGTGACCGGTCAGGCCGTCATGCAGACCTGCGTCGGATTCAGCTGGTTCACCGGAGTGGACACGGATCCGGCCGGATGCAACGCGCTCGTCCCGGTGGAGGCGCGCTGGTCCCCGGAGAACCCCGACGGTCTGCGTTGCACCATCTCGGACATGGTGAAGAACGTCTACGGCGTCGACGAGGAGGGGCGGGCACTCCGCCCCATCCCGGACAGCGTGGGTCTGCAGTACGGTCTGTCGGCACTCCGGGCCGGCGTCATCTCGGTCGATCAGTTCCTGAGCCTGAACGCGAACGCCGGCGGCTTCGACATCGACGGTGCACGCACCACGGCCCGCTCCGCGGCCAGCGTCGAGGCCATCACGCGGGCGTTCGAGACCGGTCGGGTGAACACGATGACGGGAGGGCTCGCCTTCACGCCGGTCATCGAGATCCGCCCCTACGCGGACCTCTCCGGTGACTTCCACGACCGGTACCGTTCCGCCATCATCCGGGAGCGCATGCTGGCCGCGCACGGTGATGCCGACACGCACGTGAGCTGGACGAGCGGGTCGAGCCCGGCCAGCTCCGGGCCCATGCGCGCGCAGGCGCTGACGCAGCTCGAGCAGTGGCTCGACAACATCATCGCGCTGGGTGGGCCGGCTTCGCGCGAGCGCACCGTCGAGGCACGTCCGGCAGGCCTGACCGATGGCTGCTTCGACGCGTCGGGGACGTTCATCTCCGAGCCGCTGGATTATGCCGACCCGGCCAAGACATGCAACCAGCTCTACCCGTACCACTCCGACCCGCGGTTCGAAGCGGGCGAGCCGTTGACGCGTGACGTGCTCAAGTGCGAGCTCATCGCCCCCGTCCGCGGCGACTACCCGGAGATGACGGACGAGCAGTGGCAGGCGCTGCAGGAGGTCTTCGGGGCCGGTGTGTGCGATTGGAGCAAGCCCAGCCAGGGCCGGGCCGAACTGATCGGCACCTGGCTGGACTTCGGCACGACGGAGAGGGCGGAGCTGGGTGAGCCGCGGCTGCGCGGGGACGCGTGGATCGGCCGCGAACTGGCCGTCGAGGTGACGGCCGATCCTGCCGCCACTCTCACGTACCAGTGGCTGGCCGACGGCTCCCCCATCGCCGGAGCCGAGGCCGCGACGTTCGCCGTGACCGAGCAGGAACGGGGAGCGACGCTCACCGTACGCGTCGGGGCGAGCCTGCCCGATCGGGTCGCGGTGACCCGCGTCTCGGCGCCCAGCGCGGTGGTGACCGACGTGCCCGTCGAGCCGACACCGACTCCCACCCCGGACGTCCCCACGCCGGAGCCCACGGAACCGGATGCGGGTGCCTGGGCGAGCGTCGATGTCGGTGACGGCCGGGTCGTGCAGGGCGGCACGCTGCTCGTCCGAGTCAGCGGGCTCGCACCCGGGCAGCAGATCGCCGCCCGGGTGCAGAGCGATCCGATCGTGGTGCGGGACGTGCCTGCGGCGGGCGCGGACGGACGGGTCGAGTTCCGGGTGGCGATCCCGGCATCGTTCCCCGTCGGCGCCCACGCGGTCGTGATCAGCACGGCAGGGGAGTCCGACATCCGAACGCCGATCACCGTGGTCCGCGCGGGCGCGCTGGGGATGACGGGCGCCGAGGCGCCATGGGGGATCGCGCTCCTCGCGGCCGGGCTCCTGTGCCTGGGCGGTATGACCTACGCGCTCCGCGGGCGCCGGACAGTGTGA
- a CDS encoding MarR family winged helix-turn-helix transcriptional regulator translates to MDDVRRDPRGTPATKRLNYTAYRLSRALNRAAENSALARGITQPQLLILQVLGEGMPLSNAQVARRTFVSSQAAHVVSEELLEAGLIEKVEHPTNRRVRLVKLSEKGWTELEACTEELREREERLSAELGAELGDSLNEVLDRAAALLAGGYFGDKDAEAEAVSRRRRPERTRAKRKS, encoded by the coding sequence GTGGACGATGTCCGTCGAGATCCCCGGGGAACCCCCGCAACGAAGCGCCTCAATTACACCGCGTATCGCCTGTCGCGCGCCCTGAACCGCGCGGCGGAGAACTCGGCGCTCGCCCGCGGCATCACCCAGCCGCAGCTGCTGATCCTGCAGGTGCTCGGCGAGGGGATGCCGCTGTCCAACGCCCAGGTCGCCCGCCGCACCTTCGTGAGCTCGCAGGCCGCGCACGTGGTCTCCGAGGAGCTCCTCGAGGCCGGGCTGATCGAGAAGGTCGAGCACCCGACCAATCGGCGCGTGCGACTGGTGAAGCTCAGCGAGAAGGGCTGGACCGAGCTCGAGGCGTGCACGGAGGAGCTCCGCGAACGCGAGGAACGGCTGTCCGCCGAGCTGGGCGCGGAGCTCGGCGACTCGCTCAACGAGGTGCTCGATCGCGCGGCGGCGCTGCTCGCCGGCGGCTACTTCGGCGACAAGGACGCGGAAGCCGAGGCCGTGTCGCGTCGGCGGCGACCGGAACGCACCCGCGCCAAGCGGAAGTCCTGA